TCATGCTTACCCCGGTTCTTAAACGGTTAATGCACGGTGTAAAATAAAACTTAAAATCACTATCTTATAAAAGTCTTTAGAGCACATTCTAAAGACTTTTATTTTTACATTTATATTTTATAAAAAACTAATATGGCCAGACAAATGTCATTAGAAGAGATTCAGAACTTTGAGGGTAAATATCCAAAACAGCTTTGGGCACTCTTCTTTTCTGAAATGTGGGAGCGTTTCTGCTTCTATGGAATGCGGGGAATGCTGACCTACTTCATGGTTACCCAATTATTTATGAAGGATGTGGATGCAAACCTGCAATACGGTGCAACACAAGCCTTTGTTTATGCATTTACTTTTATTGGAGGCTTGTTTGCCGATAAAATACTCGGGTTCAGAAAATCACTATTCTGGGGTGGTATTTTAATGATTGTCGGAAGTGGCATTTTAGCCTACGACCCACATCAATTCTTTTTCCTCGGGATCAGTTTTACCGTTGTAGGTACAGGTTTTTTTAAACCCAATATCTCTACAATGGTTGGGAAGCTATATAAAGCAGATGATGCCCGTAGAGACGCAGGTTTCTCGGTATTCTATGCAGGTATAAACATTGGTGCTTTATTGGGGGGCTATGCCTGTATAACTATTGGTAAGGAATACTCCTGGCACCTGGCATTTGGACTTGCAGCAATTGTAATGACCATCAGTCTGATCACTTTCCTTTTCACGCAAAAAAAATTAGGTCCTATTGGCTTGCCTCCAGGAAATGATGAAGAAGTAACTGATGTTGCACTGACCGGCATAGATGATAAAGTACCAAGCCAACCCGCAGTTATACATCGCAAAGCGGCCAACAAAAAATGGTACGATTACGCTGTATATGCAGGCTCGCTGGCCATTATCCCGGTAATCATGATCATGGTTGCTAAAACACAATATACAGATTGGTTTATGTATATCATTGGCCCAGTAACATTGTTATATATCATTTTTGAAATGACCAGATATGGATGGGCAGAACGCAAGAAATTAATTGCCGCATTAATCTTCATCCTGTTCTCTATATTATTCTGGGCATTTTTTGAGCAGTCCGGAGGCTCTTTAAGCCTATTCGCTGCACGAAACTTAAACAACAACCTACTTGGCGTCATAAAACTAGATCCAAATGGTGTTAACAACTCGGCAAACTCCTTTTTTGTGATCATTTTTGCCTTCTTATTCAGCCTAATCTGGATTGGACTGGCAAAGAAAAAAATTGAACCAAATACGGTTATAAAATTTGGACTTGGCTTTTTATTTCTGGCAGGTTCTTTCTTTACTTTCTACATGACCAGATTTTTCGCGAATGCCCAGGGTATTGCCTCACTTGATGTGTTTACCGCCGCCTACCTGGTGATGACCTTTGGAGAGCTTTGTCTTTCTCCTATCGGTCTTTCTATTATGACTAAATTATCTCCGGTAAAATTACAGGGTGTAATGATGGGTATGTGGTTCCTGGCAAGTGCTTATGGTCAATATGTTGCTGGTTTACTTGGTGCAGGACTGGCTCAAGCCAGTGAACATGACACGCCATTACAGAAACTAATGAGCTATACAGAAGGATACAAACAACTAGGCATTTATGCTTTAATTGCCGGTGTTATCCTGATTGTAATTTCTCCGCTTGTAAAAAAACTGATGCAGGAAGTAAAATAAACCTGCGAAATTCTAATTTTTAACATAATTTAACCCGTAGTATATCCATATACTACGGGTTTTTCGTTTAGAATCCATAATTTCGCTAAATAATTTAATTTGCGTGTCAGATAGCCTAGTTATTATTCCTACGTTCAACGAGAAAGAGAACATTGAAAAAATCATC
This is a stretch of genomic DNA from Candidatus Pedobacter colombiensis. It encodes these proteins:
- a CDS encoding peptide MFS transporter; this translates as MARQMSLEEIQNFEGKYPKQLWALFFSEMWERFCFYGMRGMLTYFMVTQLFMKDVDANLQYGATQAFVYAFTFIGGLFADKILGFRKSLFWGGILMIVGSGILAYDPHQFFFLGISFTVVGTGFFKPNISTMVGKLYKADDARRDAGFSVFYAGINIGALLGGYACITIGKEYSWHLAFGLAAIVMTISLITFLFTQKKLGPIGLPPGNDEEVTDVALTGIDDKVPSQPAVIHRKAANKKWYDYAVYAGSLAIIPVIMIMVAKTQYTDWFMYIIGPVTLLYIIFEMTRYGWAERKKLIAALIFILFSILFWAFFEQSGGSLSLFAARNLNNNLLGVIKLDPNGVNNSANSFFVIIFAFLFSLIWIGLAKKKIEPNTVIKFGLGFLFLAGSFFTFYMTRFFANAQGIASLDVFTAAYLVMTFGELCLSPIGLSIMTKLSPVKLQGVMMGMWFLASAYGQYVAGLLGAGLAQASEHDTPLQKLMSYTEGYKQLGIYALIAGVILIVISPLVKKLMQEVK